A portion of the Manihot esculenta cultivar AM560-2 chromosome 2, M.esculenta_v8, whole genome shotgun sequence genome contains these proteins:
- the LOC110609745 gene encoding hydroxymethylglutaryl-CoA synthase, whose amino-acid sequence MAKNVGILAMDIYFPPSYVQQEALEAHDGASKGKYTIGLGQDSMAFCTEVEDVISMSLTVVTSLLEKYNVDPKQIGRLEVGSETVIDKSKSIKTFLMQIFEKEGNTDIEGVDSTNACYGGTAALFNCVNWVESSSWDGRYGLAVCTDSAVYAEGPARPTGGAAAIAILIGPDAPIAFESKFRGSHMSHAYDFYKPNLASEYPVVDGKLSQTCYLMALDSCYKQFCAKYEKLEGKQFSISDAEYFVFHSPYNKLVQKSFARLVFNDFVRNASSIDEAAKEKLAPFSTLSGDESYQNRDLEKVSQQAAKPLYDAKVQPTTLVPKQVGNMYTASLYAAFASLLHNKHPELGGKRVILFSYGSGLTATMFSLRLHEGQHPFSLSNIAAVMNVAGKLKTRHEFTPEKFVDILKLMEHRYGAKDFVTSKDCSILAPGTYYLTEVDAMYRRFYAQKAVGNAVENGSLANGH is encoded by the exons ATGGCTAAGAATGTGGGAATTCTCGCTATGGACATCTACTTCCCTCCTTCCTATGTTCAGcag GAAGCACTGGAGGCTCATGATGGCGCTAGCAAAGGGAAATATACCATTGGACTTGGACAGGATAGCATGGCATTTTGTACTGAGGTGGAGGATGTCATCTCAATGAG TTTGACTGTTGTTACTTCACTTCTCGAGAAGTATAATGTCGATCCTAAACAAATCGGTCGTCTGGAAGTTGGTAGTGAAACTGTGATCGACAAGAGCAAATCTATTAAGACCTTCTTGATGCAAATTTTTGAG AAAGAAGGAAACACTGACATTGAAGGCGTTGACTCGACTAATGCATGTTATGGGGGGACTGCAGCTTTATTCAACTGTGTCAATTGGGTTGAGAGTAGTTCATGGGATGGACGCTATGGACTTGCAGTGTGTACTGACAGTGCG GTCTATGCAGAGGGTCCAGCCCGACCAACTGGAGGAGCTGCAGCAATTGCCATATTGATAGGTCCAGATGCACCTATTGCTTTCGAAAGCAAATTTAGGGGGAGCCACATGTCTCATGCTTATGATTTTTACAAGCCTAACTTGGCTAGTGAATATCCA GTTGTGGATGGCAAGCTTTCTCAAACATGCTACCTCATGGCTCTGGATTCCTGCTACAAACAATTCTGTGCCAA GTATGAGAAATTGGAGGGCAAACAGTTCTCTATTTCTGATGCTGAGTATTTTGTATTTCATTCTCCTTACAATAAG CTTGTACAGAAAAGCTTTGCTCGATTGGTGTTCAATGATTTTGTGAGGAATGCCAG CTCTATCGATGAGGCGGCTAAAGAAAAGTTGGCTCCATTTTCAACATTATCTGGGGATGAAAGCTACCAAAACCGAGATCTTGAAAAG GTGTCCCAACAAGCTGCCAAGCCCCTTTACGATGCAAAGGTGCAACCTACCACTTTGGTACCAAAGCAAGTTGGCAATATGTACACTGCATCTCTGTATGCAGCATTTGCATCTCTCCTTCACAATAAACACCCTGAATTG GGAGGCAAGCGGGTGATACTATTCTCGTATGGGAGTGGTTTGACAGCCACAATGTTCTCATTGAGACTACATGAAGGCCAACATCCCTTTAGCTTGTCAAACATTGCAGCTGTGATGAATGTTGCAGGAAAGTTGAAGACAAGACATGAG TTCACCCCTGAGAAGTTTGTAGATATCCTGAAGCTAATGGAGCACCGATATGGGGCTAAAGACTTTGTGACAAGTAAGGATTGCAGCATCTTGGCGCCGGGAACATACTATCTCACAGAAGTTGACGCCATGTACCGAAGATTCTATGCCCAGAAGGCTGTTGGCAATGCAGTTGAAAATGGCTCACTTGCTAATGGTCATTGA
- the LOC110606185 gene encoding protein HOTHEAD: MDLVGLWRFSAAASFIALVLFHGFCASAKDYSFMHDATSAPEISYYDYIIVGGGTAGCPLAATLSQNTTVLLLERGGSPYGNPNITNLSNFGAALSDLSPTSPSQRFISEDGVINARARVLGGGSCINAGFYTRASTDYVRNVGWDGRLVNESYQWVEQQVAFQPEVGQWQSAVRDGLVEVGVVPNNGFTYDHIYGTKVGGTIFDRDGNRHTAADLLEHANPSGLTVLLHATVHKIFFRIKGKPRPVAHGVAFRDASGAKHRAYLKKGSKNEIIISAGALGTPQLLMLSGVGPKAQLQAHNISVVLDQPMVGQLMSDNPMNAVYIPSPIPVEVSLIEVVGITQFGSYIEAASGANFAGVSRRDFGLFSPKIGQLSTVPPKQRTPEAIAKAIELMNNLDEAAFRGGFIIEKIMGPISTGHLELRTRNPSDNPSVTFNYFKEPQDLQKCVQGISVIENVIDSKPFSKFKYDDLSVPQLLNMTASSPVNLLPRHQNTSTSLEQFCKDTVMTIWHYHGGCQVGSVVDSNYKVLGVDALRVIDGSTFNNSPGTNPQATCMMLGRYMGAKILRERLASEGSK, from the exons ATGGATCTTGTTGGATTGTGGAGATTCTCCGCAGCTgcttcttttattgcacttgtCCTTTTTCATGGCTTCTGTGCTTCTGCTAAAG ACTACTCTTTCATGCATGATGCAACTTCGGCTCCAGAAATATCCTACTATGACTATATCATTGTGGGTGGCGGAACCGCTGGATGCCCTCTAGCCGCCACTCTCTCCCAAAACACCACAGTTTTGCTCCTTGAACGTGGCGGCTCTCCCTATGGCAACCCTAACATCACCAACTTATCCAACTTTGGTGCTGCATTATCTGATCTCTCCCCTACATCCCCATCTCAACGCTTCATCTCTGAAGACGGCGTCATCAATGCCCGTGCACGGGTGCTGGGCGGCGGCAGTTGCATCAATGCAGGCTTCTACACTCGCGCTAGTACCGACTATGTAAG GAACGTGGGTTGGGATGGACGGCTAGTGAACGAGTCATACCAGTGGGTGGAGCAACAAGTTGCTTTTCAGCCTGAAGTGGGGCAATGGCAATCAGCCGTTAGGGATGGGCTGGTGGAGGTTGGGGTGGTGCCCAACAATGGGTTCACTTACGACCATATTTATGGGACTAAGGTTGGTGGGACAATATTCGATCGAGATGGGAATAGACATACTGCTGCGGATTTATTGGAACATGCCAACCCAAGTGGACTTACCGTTCTTTTGCATGCAACAGtacataagattttttttagaattaaag GAAAACCAAGGCCAGTGGCCCATGGAGTGGCGTTTAGAGATGCATCAGGTGCTAAACACAGAGCTTATTTAAAGAAAGGTTCCAAAAACGAAATTATCATATCAGCTGGTGCACTAGGAACTCCACAGCTCTTGATGCTAAGTGGAGTGGGCCCCAAAGCCCAACTTCAGGCGCATAATATTTCTGTTGTATTGGATCAGCCCATGGTTGGACAACTCATGTCTGATAACCCCATGAACGCCGTTTATATCCCATCGCCGATCCCCGTGGAGGTTTCGCTGATTGAAGTCGTGGGCATCACTCAGTTTGGAAGCTACATTGAAGCTGCAAGTGGTGCAAATTTCGCCGGTGTCTCTCGGAGAGACTTTGGGTTGTTTTCTCCTAAG ATTGGTCAGCTTTCAACTGTTCCACCAAAACAAAGGACCCCAGAAGCTATAGCCAAAGCAATTGAACTAATGAACAATCTCGACGAGGCAGCTTTTAGAGGAGGCTTCATTATCGAAAAAATCATGGGTCCAATTTCCACTGGTCATTTAGAGTTAAGAACTCGAAACCCTAGCGACAATCCATCTGTTACATTCAACTATTTTAAAGAACCCCAAGATTTGCAAAAATGTGTGCAGGGCATTTCAGTCATAGAGAACGTGATTGATTCCAAGCCTTTCTCCAAGTTTAAATATGATGATTTGTCAGTCCCACAACTGCTGAATATGACCGCAAGTTCCCCAGTAAATTTGTTACCTAGACATCAAAACACATCAACGTCCCTGGAACAATTTTGTAAGGACACAGTGATGACGATATGGCATTATCATGGAGGTTGCCAAGTAGGTAGCGTCGTTGACAGTAATTACAAGGTTCTTGGAGTGGATGCTCTGAGGGTTATAGATGGATCCACATTTAATAACTCTCCTGGGACCAATCCTCAAGCCACTTGCATGATGCTTGGAAG GTATATGGGAGCTAAAATACTGCGTGAGAGGCTGGCAAGTGAAGGATCAAAGTAG